From Nicotiana tabacum cultivar K326 chromosome 22, ASM71507v2, whole genome shotgun sequence, one genomic window encodes:
- the LOC107773754 gene encoding enoyl-CoA delta isomerase 2, peroxisomal-like, whose product MCTLEKSGNIFYLTLTGDDEHRLNPTLITTIRSFVAEVKSQAVKGSVLITKAQGRFFSNGFDLKYAQAAGSAQAAKDRLHNMVALFKPLVADFLSLPIPTIAAVTGHAAAAGLLLAIIHDYVTMRSDKGVVYMSELDIGMTLPDYFTAMIRSKVGSSASRRNLVLKATKMKAEEAVVMGIVDSAHPTAEEAVVAAVRLAEELGKKCWNGKVYAELRKSLVPEVCGVLGLKHTAVLPSRL is encoded by the coding sequence ATGTGCACGTTAGAAAAGTCAGGCAACATCTTCTATCTTACGCTTACCGGCGACGATGAGCACCGACTGAATCCTACTCTCATCACCACCATCCGTTCATTTGTAGCCGAAGTTAAATCCCAAGCCGTGAAGGGTTCCGTTCTGATCACAAAAGCCCAAGGCAGGTTCTTCTCTAACGGCTTTGATCTAAAGTATGCACAAGCCGCTGGTTCAGCGCAAGCTGCCAAAGATCGGCTACACAACATGGTGGCCTTGTTCAAGCCGCTGGTCGCCGATTTCCTATCACTCCCAATTCCGACCATCGCCGCCGTCACCGGCCACGCGGCGGCTGCGGGGCTGCTGCTAGCGATAATCCATGATTATGTAACCATGAGATCGGATAAAGGAGTGGTGTATATGAGCGAGTTGGATATAGGGATGACTTTGCCCGACTATTTTACGGCGATGATAAGGTCTAAGGTTGGATCCTCAGCTTCTCGGCGGAATTTGGTTTTGAAAGCAACGAAAATGAAGGCGGAGGAGGCGGTGGTGATGGGAATTGTGGATTCTGCGCATCCTACGGCGGAGGAGGCGGTGGTTGCGGCGGTGAGACTGGCGGAGGAGCTGGGGAAGAAGTGTTGGAATGGCAAAGTGTATGCAGAGCTGAGGAAATCGTTGGTTCCGGAAGTGTGTGGAGTTTTAGGGTTGAAACATACCGCTGTCTTGCCTTCACGCTTGTGA